tttttcaaagtctcataaaacatattaactaaaataagtttactactattcacatttttttttatcccatctcaatatccaaaccatcCCTTAGTCTAATTGATGTAATTAGAGCATCTTCATTGGCTTGACCAAATGAGAAGGATAGCCAAAATTTGGATAATCTGTGCCAAAAAGATCCCACATTGGGTTGGgcatatctaaaataatttagatttcatCTACAGTGCTTGGCCAAAGATAGAAGACTACTGCTGgttcatcaaatattaaaatattagtttctcactccaagcaaaaatacaatttggtttataattaaaaaatttaaatagaaatttagatgagtttaatcaaatatttgttgttattagcattaaataacttttaaaaatatgaatttttaatatgaatttaattagaatataattattattgacatttaattggtagaattacaaaatgtgataaaaataaattaaataaaaattattaaattaataatatttgattattatatagagagtgaatagATAATCCAACGtgaagattgaatttaaatagaatacgtaaatgcaaaaaaatataatattgactaaattttaaagatgaatttgatcaaGCCAACGAAGATATCTTAGAAATTTTTAAACTTTGTCAATTATCGAAATGTTTCAGAAATATGTAAGCCATGTCTATAtatgaatctatgatatgacataGCCAATGAATATCACTCTACCACCATGCCCTAAATAATTCCCGGAAAAGTCCCAAAACAACATAATCCCCATAAATCCCACCAAAAAAAGGAGGGTTTAACTAAGAAACCCCTGATTAAGCAGAGCCAAAAACCAAAAGAGCAACAACAGCCATAGCCATTAAACCAAACGATCCGAAGCCATCCTTCAAAGCACTGAATGGAACAGCCTTACTCGGAGAAGGAACGGGAATACGAGCGGGAGGAACCAGAGGAGAGACCAATGCTGATGGAGTTGGAGCAGTAGTTGAAAGATTGCGAGGCACATTAATGTCGACCTTCTGGCCAGCTTGGCAGTGGCCGGGGACGCCGCAGAAAAAGAAGTGGTGACCGCGTCTAGTGATATTGATGGTGTCATTCCCAGTGGTGTAGGTGGCTAAAGGTGCTGACACATTACAAGCCCTGTACATTGCATGCGTTACTCGCATCACGTTGTGGAATTGGGCGTTGTACTCAAAatctgtcacaaaaaaataccAACCAAGAAAACGCAACACTGTTACCAGTAATCCCTTCttccaagtattttttttttttttgttagtttcttGTTAAGTGTCCAGATGAAGTTTTCAACCTTTACCAAACATTCTGAATGGACGTGGTGCCCTATTTTGATGGATACCGTGGAAACGCATTATTGAATGCAAAGTGAGAGTATAATCATGAAAGCGTGGATGTGTTGGTGGAAAGGAATGTGTGCGTGTGGGGGCCAAATGCCCATGATGTAGCATGGCCGACCTAATCATGTAGCCTCCTTCCACATACGGATAGTTTCTTTGTTATAATGGCATATTGCA
This window of the Juglans regia cultivar Chandler chromosome 12, Walnut 2.0, whole genome shotgun sequence genome carries:
- the LOC109005859 gene encoding mavicyanin-like — encoded protein: MALAGKGFVLLMVMAAVHITNAAVYKVGDSAGWTTIGNIDYKQWAATKTFRVGDIIHFEYNAQFHNVMRVTHAMYRACNVSAPLATYTTGNDTINITRRGHHFFFCGVPGHCQAGQKVDINVPRNLSTTAPTPSALVSPLVPPARIPVPSPSKAVPFSALKDGFGSFGLMAMAVVALLVFGSA